The Pseudomonadota bacterium genome contains a region encoding:
- a CDS encoding ParB N-terminal domain-containing protein: MATKKTTVNPEFLYISVDKIIVLEQVRSSINTETDSFKSLVQSIKDKGILEPLIVTAQNDGTYLLICGERRLVAARQLGLESVPVRVIEAGKELGDTIALQLTENL; this comes from the coding sequence ATGGCAACAAAAAAGACAACCGTAAATCCTGAATTTCTGTATATCTCCGTAGACAAGATTATAGTGTTGGAACAGGTGAGATCGAGTATTAATACTGAAACAGACTCATTTAAATCACTCGTGCAGTCAATTAAAGACAAAGGCATCTTAGAACCGCTTATCGTAACCGCACAGAATGACGGAACATATTTACTTATCTGCGGGGAGAGACGTCTCGTTGCAGCCCGGCAACTCGGACTTGAATCCGTACCGGTGAGAGTTATTGAAGCAGGCAAAGAGTTAGGGGACACCATAGCCCTTCAACTTACAGAGAACCTCTAA
- a CDS encoding PAS domain-containing protein translates to MSLIIWLFLCVGLYLTSLYSYLLFHIVAESFSIVIVFSLFMISWNTRRLSNNNYVLFLGIAFLFAGLIDFAHTLAYKGMGIFRGFDANLPTQLWIMARYVQSLSLLAAPWFINRKLNPGAIIGFYLSVTLILLAAAFSNTFFPDCFIEGKGLTPFKIVSEYVICLILISSLALLLHHRESFNPKIMRLLIWSILFTILSELAFTFYISVFGLSNLIGHYFKIFSFYLIYQAIIVTGLENPYSLLFFDLQKHREELQIIIDSSPIMIFYKDREARFIRVNKALAKATGLPRDEIEGKKDFEIYPTQRADYWEDDKEVIVSGKPKTGIIEPINTPTGTKWVQTDKIPYRDNEGQIIGIIGFAVDITERKKAEEENERLILELREALSKVKLLSGLLPICASCKKIRNDNGYWEQMEMYVRDHSEADFSHGICPECAEKLYPEYYKKK, encoded by the coding sequence ATGAGTTTAATTATTTGGCTTTTTTTATGTGTCGGGCTTTATCTTACAAGTTTATATAGCTACCTCCTCTTTCATATTGTCGCAGAGAGTTTTTCAATTGTCATTGTCTTCTCCCTCTTCATGATCTCCTGGAATACCCGTCGCCTGTCAAACAATAACTATGTCCTCTTTCTCGGCATCGCCTTTTTATTCGCTGGACTTATTGATTTTGCTCATACCCTGGCCTACAAGGGTATGGGGATTTTTCGCGGGTTCGATGCCAATCTGCCTACGCAACTGTGGATTATGGCCCGTTATGTGCAAAGTCTATCACTCCTTGCGGCTCCATGGTTTATAAACCGGAAGCTGAATCCCGGCGCTATTATCGGTTTTTATCTTTCCGTAACCCTTATCCTTCTTGCTGCGGCTTTTTCCAATACTTTCTTTCCCGATTGTTTTATAGAAGGCAAGGGCCTGACCCCTTTTAAAATTGTCAGTGAATACGTTATATGCCTCATCCTCATATCATCTCTGGCTCTGCTGTTACACCACCGAGAGAGTTTTAATCCGAAAATCATGCGATTGCTTATATGGTCAATCCTTTTTACAATCCTTTCGGAGTTGGCTTTTACCTTTTATATCAGTGTCTTCGGTTTATCAAATCTGATTGGTCATTACTTCAAAATATTTTCGTTCTATCTGATTTATCAAGCAATCATTGTTACGGGCCTGGAGAATCCTTACAGCCTTCTTTTTTTTGATTTACAGAAACATCGTGAAGAACTCCAGATCATCATTGACTCTTCTCCAATTATGATATTTTACAAAGACCGCGAAGCGCGGTTTATTCGTGTCAACAAAGCACTTGCCAAGGCAACGGGGCTACCCAGAGATGAAATAGAAGGAAAAAAAGACTTTGAAATTTATCCCACTCAGAGGGCTGACTATTGGGAGGATGACAAAGAGGTTATCGTATCGGGCAAGCCCAAGACAGGCATAATTGAACCAATAAACACGCCAACCGGCACAAAGTGGGTCCAGACTGATAAGATACCATACAGAGATAACGAAGGGCAAATTATCGGGATCATAGGCTTTGCCGTTGATATTACAGAACGTAAGAAGGCCGAGGAAGAGAACGAGAGGCTTATCCTTGAACTCAGGGAAGCGCTTTCCAAGGTCAAGCTTTTAAGCGGATTACTCCCCATTTGTGCTTCCTGCAAGAAAATACGCAATGATAATGGATACTGGGAACAGATGGAGATGTATGTAAGAGACCATTCTGAAGCAGATTTTTCCCATGGTATCTGTCCGGAGTGTGCAGAAAAATTGTATCCAGAATATTATAAAAAGAAATGA